The genomic window taaatagtagtagtataaaaataacagataatgtttaaaaatgataCTAGTTATGCTTTTCAAAGCAATACTTGAAAAAAACAGTTAGAATGAAATCAAGCATGAGAAATCAGTCacacagaataaaaaatacaaggaTTATAGAGTGAATCTACATATGAATTTAATCTAATATCTAATATGACTTTCCACAGTTTACCATATTTCCAAAGAGTATATATGTCTTCttaaaagatgaaaatacaaaaagctGTCTCCTACCTTTAGGATGCAAGCGTATGCTAGCTCGGACAAAACCCGTGACTGTAATGGAGAGTGTGTGCGAGCCCAGGAAACGAATGAATTTGTGGAGAAACTGGAGACTGAGGGGAGCACGGCCAAAGTCAATGTGTCGCCACAAAGACAAGTCATTCACAAGCCTTGCAAATCTTGGATGAACACTGAAAAGTGGGAAACttgaattacaaaaataaattaaattgtaGTTATATATTCANNNNNNNNNNNNNNNNNNNNNNNNNNNNNNNNNNNNNNNNNNNNNNNNNNNNNNNNNNNNNNNNNNNNNNNNNNNNNNNNNNNNNNNNNNNNNNNNNNNTAANNNNNNNNNNNNNNNNNNNNNNNNNNNNNNNNNNNNNNNTTTGTGCNNNNNNNNNNNNNNNNNNNNNNNNNNNNNNNNNNNNNNNNNNNNNNNNNNNNNNNNNNNNNNNNNNNNNNNNNNNNNNNNNNNNNNNNNNNNNNNNNNNNNNNNNNNNNNNNNNNNNNNNNNNNNNNNNNNNNNNNNNNNNNNNNNNNNNNNNNNNNNNNNNNNNNNNNNNNNNNNNNNNNNNNNNNNNNNNNNNNNNNNNNNNNNNNNNNNNNNNNNNNNNNNNNNNNNNNNNNNNNNNNNNNNNNNNNNNNNNNNNNNNNNNNNNNNNNNNNNNNNNNNNNNNNNNNNNNNNNNNNNNNNNNNNNNNNNNNNNNNNNNNNNNNNNNNNNNNNNNNNNNNNNNNNNNNNNNNNNNNNNNNNNNNNNNNNNNNNNNNNNNNNNNNNNNNNNNNNNNNNNNNNNNNNNNNNNNNNNNNNNNNNNNNNNNNNNNNNNNNNNNNNNNNNNNNNNNNNNNNNNNNNNNNNNNNNNNNNNNNNNNNNNNNNNNNNNNNNNNNNNNNNNNNNNNNNNNNNNNNNNNNNNNNNNNNNNNNNNNNNNNNNNNNNNNNNNNNNNNNNNNNNNNNNNNNNNNNNNNNNNNNNNNNNNNNNNNNNNNNNNNNNNNNNNNNNNNNNNNNNNNNNNNNNNNNNNNNNNNNNNNNNNNNNNNNNNNNNNNNNNNNNNNNNNNNNNNNNNNNNNNNNNNNNNNNNNNNNNNNNNNNNNNNNNNNNNNNNNNNNNNNNNNNNNNNNNNNNNNNNNNNNNNNNNNNNNNNNNNNNNNNNNNNNNNNNNNNNNNNNNNNNNNNNNNNNNNNNNNNNNNNNNNNNNNNNNNNNNNNNNNNNNNNNNNNNNNNNNNNNNNNNNNNNNNNNNNNNNNNNNNNNNNNNNNNNNNNNNNNNNNNNNNNNNNNNNNNNNNNNNNNNNNNNNNNNNNNNNNNNNNNNNNNNNNNNNNNNNNNNNNNNNNNNNNNNNNNNNNNNNNNNNNNNNNNNNNNNNNNNNNNNNNNNNNNNNNNNNNNNNNNNNNNNNNNNNNNNNNNNNNNNNNNNNNNNNNNNNNNNNNNNNNNNNNNNNNNNNNNNNNNNNNNNNNNNNNNNNNNNNNNNNNNNNNNNNNNNNNNNNNNNNNNNNNNNNNNNNNNNNNNNNNNNNNNNNNNNNNNNNNNNNNNNNNNNNNNNNNNNNNNNNNNNNNNNNNNNNNNNNNNNNNNNNNNNNNNNNNNNNNNNNNNNNNNNNNNNNNNNNNNNNNNNNNNNNNNNNNNNNNNNNNNNNNNNNNNNNNNNNNNNNNNNNNNNNNNNNNNNNNNNNNNNNNNNNNNNNNNNNNNNNNNNNNNNNNNNNNNNNNNNNNNNNNNNNNNNNNNNNNNNNNNNNNNNNNNNNNNNNNNNNNNNNNNNNNNNNNNNNNNNNNNNNNNNNNNNNNNNNNNNNNNNNNNNNNNNNNNNNNNNNNNNNNNNNNNNNNNNNNNNNNNNNNNNNNNNNNNNNNNNNNNNNNNNNNNNNNNNNNNNNNNNNNNNNNNNNNNNNNNNNNNNNNNNNNNNNNNNNNNNNNNNNNNNNNNNNNNNNNNNNNNNNNNNNNNNNNNNNNNNNNNNNNNNNNNNNNNNNNNNNNNNNNNNNNNNNNNNNNNNNNNNNNNNNNNNNNNNNNNNNNNNNNNNNNNNNNNNNNNNNNNNNNNNNNNNNNNNNNNNNNNNNNNNNNNNNNNNNNNNNNNNNNNNNNNNNNNNNNNNNNNNNNNNNNNNNNNNNNNNNNNNNNNNNNNNNNNNNNNNNNNNNNNNNNNNNNNNNNNNNNNNNNNNNNNNNNNNNNNNNNNNNNNNNNNNNNNNNNNNNNNNNNNNNNNNNNNNNNNNNNNNNNNNNNNNNNNNNNNNNNNNNNNNNNNNNNNNNNNNNNNNNNNNNNNNNNNNNNNNNNNNNNNNNNNNNNNNNNNNNNNNNNNNNNNNNNNNNNNNNNNNNNNNNNNNNNNNNNNNNNNNNNNNNNNNNNNNNNNNNNNNNNNNNNNNNNNNNNNNNNNNNNNNNNNNNNNNNNNNNNNNNNNNNNNNNNNNNNNNNNNNNNNNNNNNNNNNNNNNNNNNNNNNNNNNNNNNNNNNNNNNNNNNNNNNNNNNNNNNNNNNNNNNNNNNNNNNNNNNNNNNNNNNNNNNNNNNNNNNNNNNNNNNNNNNNNNNNNNNNNNNNNNNNNNNNNNNNNNNNNNNNNNNNNNNNNNNNNNNNNNNNNNNNNNNNNNNNNNNNNNNNNNNNNNNNNNNNNNNNNNNNNNNNNNNNNNNNNNNNNNNNNNNNNNNNNNNNNNNNNNNNNNNNNNNNNNNNNNNNNNNNNNNNNNNNNNNNNNNNNNNNNNNNNNNNNNNNNNNNNNNNNNNNNNNNNNNNNNNNNNNNNNNNNNNNNNNNNNNNNNNNNNNNNNNNNNNNNNNNNNNNNNNNNNNNNNNNNNNNNNNNNNNNNNNNNNNNNNNNNNNNNNNNNNNNNNNNNNNNNNNNNNNNNNNNNNNNNNNNNNNNNNNNNNNNNNNNNNNNNNNNNNNNNNNNNNNNNNNNNNNNNNNNNNNNNNNNNNNNNNNNNNNNNNNNNNNNNNNNNNNNNNNNNNNNNNNNNNNNNNNNNNNNNNNNNNNNNNNNNNNNNNNNNNNNNNNNNNNNNNNNNNNNNNNNNNNNNNNNNNNNNNNNNNNNNNNNNNNNNNNNNNNNNNNNNNNNNNNNNNNNNNNNNNNNNNNNNNNNNNNNNNNNNNNNNNNNNNNNNNNNNNNNNNNNNNNNNNNNNNNNNNNNNNNNNNNNNNNNNNNNNNNNNNNNNNNNNNNNNNNNNNNNNNNNNNNNNNNNNNNNNNNNNNNNNNNNNNNNNNNNNNNNNNNNNNNNNNNNNNNNNNNNNNNNNNNNNNNNNNNNNNNNNNNNNNNNNNNNNNNNNNNNNNNNNNNNNNNNNNNNNNNNNNNNNNNNNNNNNNNNNNNNNNNNNNNNNNNNNNNNNNNNNNNNNNNNNNNNNNNNNNNNNNNNNNNNNNNNNNNNNNNNNNNNNNNNNNNNNNNNNNNNNNNNNNNNNNNNNNNNNNNNNNNNNNNNNNNNNNNNNNNNNNNNNNNNNNNNNNNNNNNNNNNNNNNNNNNNNNNNNNNNNNNNNNNNNNNNNNNNNNNNNNNNNNNNNNNNNNNNNNNNNNNNNNNNNNNNNNNNNNNNNNNNNNNNNNNNNNNNNNNNNNNNNNNNNNNNNNNNNNNNNNNNNNNNNNNNNNNNNNNNNNNNNNNNNNNNNNNTANNNNNNNNNNNNNNNNNNNNNNNNNNNNNNNNNNNNNNNNNNNNNNNNNNNNNNNNNNNNNNNNNNNNNNNNNNNNNNNNNNNNNNNNNNNNNNNNNNNNTNNNNNNNNNNNNNNNNNNNNNNNNNNNNNNNNNNNNNNNNNNNNNNNNNNNNNNNNNNNNNNNNNNNNNNNNNNNNNNNNNNNNNNNNNNNNNNNNNNNNNNNNNNNNNNNNNNNNNNNNNNNNNNNNNNNNNNAATAATAATGGTCCTTCACATTTAACAAAAACTGGAAACGCCTCACCTCCGGAAGATGTTCATCGCCCGGAAATTCCTGCACATTTCGCCGAGGTCCACCGCCTTGGGGACTTCGCGAGCTTCGGCCGCTTCAGAAGCGACCTGGACTGAAGCTGCTCCCGGCGGGCTGCTGCGCTTCGGCCGCCTCACAGCAGGAGGGGAGCTGAGCGCCGGCCTTCAGAAGGAGCCTCTGCAGGAGGGCAATGAGCTCCTCCAGAGACGGCCGCCTCTCGTGCTGCGCGTCGGAGGCCCTCTGCAGGAGCGCGTCCAGCTCCCCGTGCTCGCAGGACATGGCGTTCCTGAAGAAGGCGAGGGTGACGGCCAAGCCGACCACGTCGCAGCGGGCCTGGACGGGCGAGCCGTCGAAGAAGCAGGCGCAGAAGTAGGGCTTGCCGGTGACGGGGGCCGCGCGCGGGTACGAGTGGCCGACGCGGCACGCCAGGCCCAGGTCGACGACGTGGACCTCCTGCGGCTCGCCGTCCGCGTCCACCTCCAGCAGGACGTTGTCCGGCTTGAGGTCGCAGTGGACGAGGCCGGCTTGGTGCACCTGCCGCAGGGCCTGGCACGTCCGGAGCATGACGCCGAGGCAGGCGCAGTCGCTGGGCTCCTGGTCCACCGCCAGGAACAGGTCGCGGCCGCGGCAGTAGGTCATGAGCAGCGCGCGCGGGGACCCGCCGGCGCCCTTCAGCTGCTTCAGCANNNNNNNNNNNNNNNNNNNNNNNNNNNNNNNNNNNNNNNNNNNNNNNNNNNNNNNNNNNNNNNNNNNNNNNNNNNNNNNNNNNNNNNNNNNNNNNNNNNNNNNNNNNNNNNNNNNNNNNNNNNNNNNNNNNNNNNNNNNNNNNNNNNNNNNNNNNNNNNNNNNNNNNNNNNNNNNNNNNNNNNNNNNNNNNNNNNNNNNNNNNNNNNNNNNNNNNNNNNNNNNNNNNNNNNNNNNNNNNNNNNNNNNNNNNNNNNNNNNNNNNNNNNNNNNNNNNNNNNNNNNNNNNNNNNNNNNNNNNNNNNNNNNNNNNNNNNNNNNNNNNNNNNNNNNNNNNNNNNNNNNNNNNNNNNNNNNNNNNNNNNNNNNNNNNNNNNNNNNNNNNNNNNNNNNNNNNNNNNNNNNNNNNNNNNNNNNNNNNNNNNNNNNNNNNNNNNNNNNNNNNNGTGAAATNNNNNNNNNN from Penaeus monodon isolate SGIC_2016 chromosome 23, NSTDA_Pmon_1, whole genome shotgun sequence includes these protein-coding regions:
- the LOC119588117 gene encoding serine/threonine-protein kinase nak1-like is translated as MTYCRGRDLFLAVDQEPSDCACLGVMLRTCQALRQVHQAGLVHCDLKPDNVLLEVDADGEPQEVHVVDLGLACRVGHSYPRAAPVTGKPYFCACFFDGSPVQARCDVVGLAVTLAFFRNAMSCEHGELDALLQRASDAQHERRPSLEELIALLQRLLLKAGAQLPSCCEAAEAQQPAGSSFSPGRF